The genomic window ctcaaaaataagggatcatcagccaaaataagggattttcagagcacaggtatgttctacttctgagcccctctgagccaaaggcagaaagcccagccagcggccaaacgaagcctcaagcggtggttcccacagcgcagcaacccagcaaaggggatgtagcaagggaaaccaccgtcacctctccgctgggaagcgctgagcaaaggcgagtccccaggcaatgcggccaagTTGataggcacaaggcatgcaagctccaccccccagtcgttcttagactccttattgggtgagcaacgcagccaagcagcacagttggagcctcccttctccctggctggcagggagggaggaagaggagctgcttcctttgaacatcatcaataagggacatcatcaataagggacagcagcgggacacagcgctgggataagggattttcctgccaaataagggacggttgacagctatggttagaaGGCAGAGGAACGTTAGAATGGGCTGAAATTCAACATTGCCAGAGGTCCCTGGAGGCAGAGTTGGAATGGAACTAGGTCTCATCCAGACATTGTGACATGGTGTCTGGCCCTTCCCTATGGGCTGAGATGAATCTGGGTCAGCTCCAGAGAGGTGCGTCCGGGAGCTTTGCCAAGTGAGCGCAGCAGTAAGCAGAGAAACATCTGCATGTTCTAGGTGAGTGACATTCTTAGAGGCGTGTTGTCTTGACCGGACTGCAGAACAGGCCGCCTCTTTCTCACATTGTTATGTGATACGGCACAACACTAGGGAGGAGTGAATTGTCCGTTTTGGTCTCTcacttttcaataataataataataataataataataataataataataataatttagttataccccgcccatctgactgggtctcctcagccactctggacagcgtccaaccaaatatcaaaaacaatacagcgtcagacattaaaaacttccctaaacagggccgccttcaggtgtcttttaaaagtaaaatagttgtttattgccttgacatctgatgggagggtgttccacagggcgggcaccaccaccaagaaggccctctgcctggttcctgtaacttggcttctcgcagggagggaaccgccagaaggcccttggcgctggacctcagtgtctcggcagaccgatgggggtggagacgctccttcaggtatactgggccgaggccatttagggctttcaaggccagcaccaacactttgaattgtgctcggaaacgtactgggagccaatgtaggtctttcaagaccggtgttatgtggtcttggcggccgctcccagtcaccagtctagctgccacattctggattagttgtcatttccgggtcaccttcaaaggtagccccacgtagagcgcattgcagtagtcctagcgggagataactagagcaagcaccactctggcgagataatctgcgagcaggtagggtctcatcctgcgtatcaAATTTTTCCTATCTTATGTTCCTTTCTCCACATATCCACAAGTTTGCGGCTTGCTTGATTTTAAAtccctcgtgaaaattcaccagcatttcagtgtgaatttctcataaCAGAATAATTTCTGTACATGATTTCGCCTCacgtacatttttgcaaagcaatgtcccCCAACGTGGTGCGTTCTTTCCTACTATTAGATATTTTGTAAGTTATTTTTATTAATGCATGCGTTTTCATGCACCCACTATCCCAGCGCATGCATTCTTGTGCACATTCCTTGGCTGCAGAagcgcactgcaaaattcagaaaaatgtgaatttcaaagctcAGCTGTGGTTTGCTTTGCGTATAATGCATATACTGTACTAGTGAGAATGACCTATAGGAATTCGTTATTAGGAGGGAAATGGTGTAGCAAAATTGTGTATATGAGGCAAACTTGCATTTAAACAAAAGCCTGTTTGGAGAAATTTACATTAAAATGAGGTGTTTTCAGGgggactttaaaaagaaaaaagttaactgCTGTGGAAATAGGAAGAACTGAATTTAGGTGCTGGGAGGGTGGGAGTAAACTGTGAAAATTCCCCATATTAGGTTAACAATCAATGCCTCTTCTTTGCAGGGaattctgaaaattgtagctctcagAGACGAATAGGGAGGTTTCCTAgacacctctcagcacccttaaactacagttcccaagattctatgggggaagccatgactgtttaaagtggtatctaGTGCTTTAAATTCCTGGTACGAATGTGGCCTtgcttgcataataataataataataataataataataataataataatttattatttataccccgcctatctggctgggtttccactctgggtggcttccaactaaacacgaaaatacaataacctattaaacattaaaagcttccctaaacatagcACCCTATATATTGCCTCTGTTAAAACACACTCTCCAAAGACATATAAAATCCTGGACATTGAGGCGCCCAGGAAATGGTtcgtttcttctcctcctctgaaCAGCACTGCATCGTTGCTGAGCTGTCGAGTCAGAGCAACCCAGGACAGCCGATCCTTTAAAAAGACAGAGGGAGATTAGCGACGAAAATCTGCAAACTCCGGCTCAGCAAGTTGCATCCATCACGCCTGGGGTGACAGTTGCCGTGGAGAGAAACCCGACTGCACAAACAGCAACACAACCTCCGAAATATATCCTGGCATTAACCCAATGAGGAGGGAGCAGGGCCAGGCTGGCCAATCAGCAACGGCGGATGGGAGAAGAGAAAGCTTGATAGGCGCAGGCCAGGGGGCTCCGGTTACGATCTGCTGTGGTTGCTATGGAGACGGTTGGCAGGCTCCGGCCTCCTGACCCAACAGGCCAATTTGGGGTTGGGTGGGGGCTGCAAGTTCCCACCTCCTTCCTTGGTTCCTGTGTAAGATACAGCCTCAGTCATTGCCTTAAAAGCATGACACCTCCCCGGGGTACCTCATTTTGGGCCGTGCAAAAGCGACGGCCAGTTTTTCTCCCCGGTGTATTTTCCCACACACACCTCCGCAACAAATTCCAGCCCGGACAGGATGTGTTGAAACCTCAACTCTCCCCGTTGCATTAGGCGGAAGAACTCGACGTTTGCATCCATGCCAAACCCAGCTAATGGCGTATTTGAGGCCCTGTGCCATCGGTCTCACTAACAAAAGGAGCATCTGTTGTTTTGCTTAAGAAGAGGCCTGTGTTCTCCTGCAAGAGAGGTCTTTAAGGTTCAAAACATCCTCAGGGGGTCTTTAAGCACAGATTCGTAGCTCGGTCGAGTTTTCTCCTTGCAATGGATCGGAATAGCCAGCCGTGCCTCCGGTTTGAAATGCATACCCCTGAAACTGATCTATTAATCGATTgcgccggatctggcccaatcgctttctaaatccggcccgcggacggtccaggaatcagtgtgtttttacatgagtataatgtacATAATGTACATTTTTacatcctgtatacctgaaggagcatctccacccccatccttcagcccggacactgagagccagcgccgagggccttctggcagatcCCTCCCTGCgaggagtgaggttacagggaaccaggcagagggccttcttggtagtggtgcctgccctgtggaacgccctcccaccagatgtcaaagagaataacaactaccagacttttagaagacatctgaaggcagccctgtttagggaagtttttaatacttgatgctgtattgtttttaacacttgattggaagccgcccagagtggctggggaaactcagccagatgggcggggtataaataataaatattagtagtagtagtagtagtagtagtagtagtagtagtagtagaatgtgtccttttatttaaaatgcatctctgggttatttgtgggtcctgcctggtgtttttacatgagtagaatgtgcacttttatttaaaatgcatctctgggttatttgtggggcctgcctggtgtttttacatgagtagaatgtgcacttttatttaaaatgcatctctgggttatttgtggggcataggaattcattcatcccccccccaatatagtccagccccccacaaggtctgagggacagtggaccggccccctgctgaaaaagtttgctgacccctgctctagatgctccccccccaaaaaaaaggaaaggaaggtgaCGGTGAAATGCAGTGGAGAAAAGTGTGGAATAAACATCATTTGGCACGATGTTGTACTACCGCCGTACAAGCAAAtagggatgaatgctcaataaacaccgTATAACGTCCACACAAACTTTGTGAAGACAAATCGGGAGGGATGCTCTCAGTAAATGGGCTGTCTAGGATGCCTGATGTTGTCCAgtttttgcattgtgtttcctgtgCTGTCCTGCCGTGTCTTCTCAGACCTGATTTGTGTGCATAGCTgtcttacagatttgaaaataagggaccagcagcatcgaaaataagggattagcagccaaaataagggattttccaggcacaggtatgttcaacttctgagcccctctgagccaaaggcagaaagcccagccagcagccaaacgaagcctcaagcggtggttcccacagcgcagcaacccggcaaaggggatgcagcaaggaaaatcaGCATCacttctccgctgggaagcgctgagcaaaggcgagtccccaggcaacgcggctgatttgatcggcacaaggcctgcaagctccaccccccagtcgttcttagactccttattgggtgagcaatgcagccaagcaacacagttggagcctccctcctccctggccagcagggagggagggagaggtgctgcttcctttgaaacctgggaaatttaagggaaatcatcaataagggacagcagtgggacacggcgctgggataagggagtttcctgccaaataagggacagttgacagctatgtctgtgTGATGGTTTCTCctcaaaccctcccccccaaaaaaccccacaactgcAACGAAAGCCTGTTGAGTGAGAACAGGCACAGCAGTATTCCCTCCCCGCCCTTTTTTCACATACACATTGCAGAGCTTTGGAGCAGTAGAGGGCTACAGGAAGGAATCACAGAACTGGACAGTCAGAAGGGacaccaaggttcatctagtccaaccccctgatccTAATGGTTCCATTTAATATTCCTATATgctactacagccgcaagaaCCATGTTAGCGCAAAATTGGAGAACGGAGGTTATACCAAATATAAGCGATTGGCAGGTCAAACTGATAAACTATGCCGAGCTTGCTAGAATAACgggaagaataagagatcaagatgaacagaaatttcatgacaatTGGGTTAAATATGCGACGTACATTGGAATCCAATTATAAAAGACACTGGCGGGACTGGAACAACTTCAACAGTAATGGGTTAGCTCTTAGAAGAGACAAAATACGTGTTGATAGAATTTATTAGagtcttaccaaaggagtggaggggagtCCAAGGCTCGGCAGAGCCTAGAGTTATATTTAGGATTTATGGATTTGTCATATTATGTGTAATTTTTATGTTGGATTTTGTATAggtttatatgtatataatattaatatcaataaaaatttaatgcaaaaaaaaaaaatggttccaTTTAAAAGGGGGGCTACACACGAGGCTTCCCAAACGCTCACTGcaaggggtgccattttgtgagAGCTCCAAGAAGCTTCGGCCTGAATCCTAGGGACGCTTCAGAGAACTGCAGTCCCGTGGGGTTCTTCGGATGACAGCCAATACAGTTAAATTGGTTTAAATGTGTAGTGAAGACATTCCCCCGAAGACCCAGAGACTGCACTTCTCTAGTTATGTAAAGGTCAAGGTCAAGGACCccgtgacagttaagtccagtcaaaggcgactatggcgactatagaatatttgtgtgagattgtatggggggaaatacagaataacagatacaatcttgcttaaaatgtatataggaagtgcagtgtaagtgaTGGAAGTCAATCAACAAAATTTTATTactgagatatttgtagaataaatttggaagaaattcttccatcttttcttcttcttcttcttcttcttcttcttcttcttcttcttcttcttctcctcctcctcctcctcctcctcctcctctttattttttcttcctcttttccctttggttctttttttatatgtgtgtgcttatctgaaatatatatgtatgtatgtacttgcaacattttgcttatattttgtaataattatgttaaataaattaatttttttaaaaagtccagtcaaaggcgactatggggttgcagcgctcatctcgctttcaggccgagggagctggcatttgtccacagacagctttctgggtcatgtggccagcaggactaaaccgcttctggtgcaacaggactccgtgatggaaaccagagcgcacagaaacactttacctttccaccacagcgatacctatttatctacttgcactggtgtgctttcgaactgctaggttggcagaagctgggacagagcaatgggagctcaccccatcgtggggattcgaaccgccgaccttacgattggcaagcacaagaggctcagtggtttagaccacagtgccacctacatCCCTCCTAGTAATAAGGTACCCACTGGGACACCAACTCTTCTCCATGCAGGTGAATGTGTCCTGGATTTCACCCTTGGATGCCACCACAACACCTTCGTTTGGGTTTCCCAAAATAGCTGAGATtttattctttctctttttttgcaaaaaaaaaaaagcgtcaGTCACATTTTCATTCAACTGAATTGTCCAGGGTTTTAGGGCACAGTTCCATCCCTCCTGCCACCCTACTGCTGTTGCCAACTTTGTTTCTTCTATGCCTTTTAAGTAGTTGCACAACCCACAGGAATTTAGAAGGCGGCATTTTTCTCCTCCTGCATGCCAGGAGGAGAGTCTCCTCGGGCTAAATCCCTGCCAGTCGTGAAGGTGCAAAGGGCACAGGAGCAGGGCCAGTAgaagaaatatggcaacccagaaCCTCCTCCATCCGGCTTAGTCTAAAACTCAGTTATGCAAAATGGCCAGCTATCCGTCTTACATGGGGGGCTCTCCCTGCTATGCCTGTACAACCTTCCCCCACTATATTtgttaatgctaataataataaatttatttaaccTTGCTATAGGCCACTTTCGAAGCAGCATACAatattgaaaaaacaacaacacagtaggATCATAAAACCACGAGGCGGAAAGAcatcaacaacagcaaaacagaCTGAAACTACTGATTCAATTAAATGCCTGATGAAATGGGTCTTGCTGACTTTGTGGAGTTTTAGGCGGACGCAGAGGGAGTGTGTTATGCAGAAGACAGCCAGGAGTGGACTCTCTCGTGTCAAAGGTCCAATTTCTTGGAGCCACTGCCGTATGAAGGCATGGGAACCGGGGCTCGCACACTCGCCTGCCGCTGATTCGGGGAGGGGTGTTCCTTCAGGCCCACAAAGGGCTTTGTAGGTTAAAAAGCAGACCTTCGCTCGGGCCCGGGAGGTGGACCAATCGGCAAAGAGACAGCCAACAACATCCTGCACCAGCGGCGGTTCCCAAATtaccttcaagggcagccccacgtaaagTGCAtcacagtagtcaagcctggagggaAAGCATGGGTAAGCATGGGAAGGTTTTGCCCAGAAAGGCAGGCAGCATCTAGACATTGGGTTTAAATGAGAAAAAGCACAAGCAGCGAGGGCAGAAAGCGCGGGGCTCATTTTATCcttacgacaaccctgtgaggtgggtcaggATGAGAGGCAAGAGCTTGCTCAAGGATACTGAGAGTGGGGTCTAACTAAATGGTTGCCTGTATGAGGGTTGCCGCTGGCTGGGACTGGCCTGGAGTAAGTGGGGCTCACGGGAAGCTGGTCTGAGGTTACTCTTGCATCtataatattaataacaataatatagcCATCTGCTGGTAAGTTAGTGTGGCAGCTCTGCCTCACCCGGTGAGCCCTTTCTAGGAAACAAGGAAGGGGGCAGCTGTGGTCTGACCGAACGGTAGACGAAATGATGAAACCATTTCTGAACTGTATGGCTTCGAGCGGCAGATGTTTGGGTGGGCGGGTGCAATGCTGAATGTTCACCTAAATAAAAGATTTCCCGTGTATTGAAAACTAGATGCCTGAGGTTCATTCTAGGACCATAGAGCCCATGCAAAAGGTcccttggcatctccaagtaggcttGGGGAAAGCTCTCGACCTGAAATCCCTTGGTGGATCTACACACGTCGTTTATAACGTTAAAATACGTTATTAAAATTTGACCccagagggcgctgcagagcaGAGAGCCATCAGCAATGGAAAACTGCTATTCAGCATTAtagaacattatttttttaaaaaatgtttagcagATCAATGTAGATCCAGCCCCAGTAAAACTTGTTGATACTGGGTTAgctagaccagtggtctgactctgtatacagCAGCTCTGTAGGTTCCATTGGTTGTGGAAGAGTAATGTTTTAGCATTCAGACTTGTGACACACACAGTTTGCCAATGCAAACTGAAGTGGTGCAGTCTAGAAACAATTTTTCCATGTGATACACTGCTTGTATTCAATGGGTCTAAACCCAATCCTTCGCCCATTACGCTACATTGCCTCTCACTACACACCTTGTGTAGGGTTCCCTATTCACACAACTCAGTGTCTATTGTGCCGTTGTCAGATTAGACAACACGCTTAATATAGTACCTAgcttccaaaacaacaacaagtgtcgGGGAAAGGAAAAAGTGACGTGTCCATCACTTTTCGAACCATGTCTTGCAGATTCAGGTTGAAAATACACTTCCGGCGTCTCACAGGTCGAGAACCAAACCCTTCTCCCTGCAACATGGAACTTTTCCCAACCGACACAGACAGGTAAGTAATACTTTGCAGACGGGCGAAGGCGGAAATGTCAAGCGCCTACGACACGATGTTTTTCGCTTTCATCGCTAACTGGTCTCTGGCCCGCAAGCGGCAGTTGACGGTGGTGTTTGAGGTCATCTGGTTCTCGCCCGGCCCCGGCGTTTTGGGGCAAGCAAATTTCACAAACTTCTGCCCTGCTAAAAAGTACAAGATAGGGTCCAGGCAGCTGTTGGTGCTAGCCAGGGGCCGGGTGAGTTTGTATGCCAAGTTGATGGCGTCGAGAGTGGCGCAGCTGAGGTCCCAGTCGCGGAAGTAATAGTATAAGGTCCGAGTGATGTGGAAGGGCAAGAAGCAGATGATGAAGACCGCCAGGACGACGGCGATCATCTTGACcgacttcttcttggagctggaCATTCGGGTGGTGCCGCGGGTGGGCTGGAGCAACCGGCGAGCCATCAGGGAGTAGCAGACGATGATGACCAGGAAGGGGATGCAGAAGAGAAGGACCAGCATCACGGTGCTGTAGATGATGAAGTCCCCGAAGAGGTCCTTCGCCGACGTGTCGTGGCAAGTGATCTTGTCGCACCGGGGGCTGGTGGTGACAAAGTAGAGCACGGGCGACTGGCAGGCGATGACGACCGCCCAGACGGTGGCCGAGACCCACCGTGCATAGCGGACTTGTCCCCACTCCAGGGACTTCAACGGGAGGCAGATGCCCATGAAACGATGGATGCTGATGCAGAGCAAGAAGAGGATGCTGCAGTAGAGGTTGGTGTAGAAGAGGAAGCGGACGATCTTGCACAAGCCCACGCTGAAGGGCCAGTGGTTCCTCTTGGCGTAGTAGTAGACCAGGAGCGGCAGAGAGATCACGTACAAGGTGTCCGACACAGCCAGGTTGAACATGTAGGTGGTTGAAGCATTCCAGGTCTTGATGCGGAAAAGGAAGATGTAAAGAGCCAGCAGGTTGAGGCACAGGCCCACCACGAAGACGAGGCTGTAGGAGACGGGCAGGAGGATGTACTTGAACTCCTCGTTGAAGGTGCACCTGTAGGGGTCTTCCTCCTCGCAGTCGGCGTCGGAGGTGTTGGCGCTCGTGTTCAAGGagcgcagcaggagcagcagggacGCATTCGCCATAGCCCTGGGGAGAACCAAAAGAGGGAAGGTTAGAAAGGAGCAGCATTGGTGGTTGACAGTGTGCCAGTCATGGAAGGACTATtattattccaaacttaaaaatggaagtgtaatgctggtggtcaacaaaagactcTCAAGTCTTTAAGTTTCACCTctttccgtcgggcctgtaagacagagctattccgcctggcctttaatttgaattcagcctgatcttttatttcccttctcttctctccccctccccttttatgaagatcacccgctctgagaccccacagctaattctcccctgggctcctcactggcccaagtaggaccaattcagccagctagccctggtgattatctaatgcttattagatggatttcccctaaactgatttctgaactttgaattttattgttattcatgtttttatactgtattttatgctgcttttacaattaagtgttttaaatttgttgttagccgccctgagcttggtttttgaaccaggaagggcagggtataaataaaaatttattattattatcaagagaaatctttaaaaatgtagcataaacaccaacaactgagaaacactggcctgcgagtgccccaattggagaacagcctttaccaaaggtgtcatgggctttgaagacactcgaactcaggacgcaagggagaaacgtgctaagaggaaggcacacttggcaaatccatacTGTGATcaaactcccgcccggaaacttatgtccccactgtggaaggacgtgtggatccagaattggcctccacagtcacttacagactcactgttaagattgtgttcatgaaagacaatcttactcggctacgagggatcgccaaggAAGACGGTGATGATGATTAAAATAAGGAGCATAGgatagtttacagtggtaccttgggttacatacacttcaggttacataggcttcaggttacagactccgctaacccagaaatagtattttgggttaagaactttgcttcaggatgagaacagaaattgtgcagtggcggtgcagcggtagcaggaggccccattagctaaggtggtgcttcaggtta from Podarcis raffonei isolate rPodRaf1 chromosome 4, rPodRaf1.pri, whole genome shotgun sequence includes these protein-coding regions:
- the P2RY2 gene encoding P2Y purinoceptor 2, whose protein sequence is MANASLLLLLRSLNTSANTSDADCEEEDPYRCTFNEEFKYILLPVSYSLVFVVGLCLNLLALYIFLFRIKTWNASTTYMFNLAVSDTLYVISLPLLVYYYAKRNHWPFSVGLCKIVRFLFYTNLYCSILFLLCISIHRFMGICLPLKSLEWGQVRYARWVSATVWAVVIACQSPVLYFVTTSPRCDKITCHDTSAKDLFGDFIIYSTVMLVLLFCIPFLVIIVCYSLMARRLLQPTRGTTRMSSSKKKSVKMIAVVLAVFIICFLPFHITRTLYYYFRDWDLSCATLDAINLAYKLTRPLASTNSCLDPILYFLAGQKFVKFACPKTPGPGENQMTSNTTVNCRLRARDQLAMKAKNIVS